The stretch of DNA aattctcatattgtggttagtgattaggatagagattcttgaccaccaacccttgccaagacctttttagccattagtttactttcttgccatttatctttcgtgtttcttatccaaaaccccaaaataattcacaaccaataacaagacgctttattgtaattcctagggagaacgacctgaggtttgaatacttcggtttataaattttaggggtttgttttagtgacaaacaactttttgtatgaaaggattagtgttggtttagaaactatacttgcaacgagaatttatttttgaaattctataccatcaaaaatccattcgtcagGATCAcatggaggataggttggtgaaggctgtgggacagcggtgtttgGTTAGAATAGAAATTCCTTAAGATAGAGTACCTTGTTTAGTTATGTTAAGGTTTTATATAGTTATGCTTATTTGATTTAGAATGCTTTAAGTTTGAGTTCTTATAATGGATAtggagtctaggattgcctttggtgtCCCgaggtcttatatcctacatcactgggcactattaccatactgagaacctccggttctcataccatatttctgttgtatttttcagatgcaggtcacaaCCTACCTCGGTGAGTTGTCTGGTTGGTGATAGAAGCGGAGGATCCAGATACttatttttgagtcttttgatttattttgtatatgtctctcacttttgtattttatttttcctagaggcttgtatttgagagaacaaaacttgtatgAGCTGTTTTTACTGTCTGGTTTCATGTATGGTCTGtatatggctagccggcttaaactccgtgAGTCATGGCTAGtttcttatgatattatatacTTATCTTTTGTTATCTTATACCTGTTTCTTGTGTCTTAAGTTAGAAGCTTCGTTAGTACGTTTTGCGcttttaaatcatattttttagctATATCCTTCATTGAGCTTCTAGATTATATcaattctttctatatattgcatgtatgagcttagaactgTTGTAATCCATGATTAAGCTTTGCTTTATGACGTGAGGTAAAgtttaggctaattagggtgttacattgagcggttcgtcctcgtgagcctgtggaatggaccgattgtgcttcattgcatactctgtgtGTCTTTTCTTTGATGCTATTAGGTTATCTGGTTGATATTacatagcatgcttgtttgtgagtgcctgTTTAAGATAATTGAAGCACTAGGCTTTTggtattgagactgatcaccttgatatcgattgtttggtgtataAAGGAACCTTACATGACCACTCGTGGGCGAGGTCGAGCACGTTCACGAAAAAGTAGGAATGAGCAACCTGCTGATAATCATGTCGAATTCATGGCTGCAATGGCAAATCTCGCTAATATCATGAAGGCTAATGCTGTTGCGACTCTTCAAGCAATGCAGAGATTAGGCCAACTGGCCGAAAATAGAAACATGAATGGCAAAGGGAATACTCATGATAATGCTGAGGGAAATGGCGATAATATGGGAGGTGTTCCAATGACCTTGGTGACGTTCCACAAGGTTCATCCATCAATTTTCCGAAGGTCAACTAACCCTACAGAAGCGGACAACTGGTTTCAGGCTATCGAGCATGCTTTACAGGCGCAGCATGTTCCAAATAATCAATATGTTGAGTTTGCCATTTATCAGCTTGCGAGGGAGGCCCAGCACTGGTGGCAGGTAGAGTGTTGCTTGCTACAGCTCCAGAACGCCGATGTTCTGTGGGACGTATTCCAGATGGCCTTTTACAATAAATATTTCCCTGAGTTTGCAAGAGAAGCAAAGGAAATGGAACTGATGTAGTTGAAGCAAGGTTCTTTGTCAGTGGCAGACTATACTAGCAAGTTTAAGGAGCTTTGTAGGTTCTCTAGGGTGTGTCAGGGTGCCCCGGAGACCTACAAGAGCTGGAAGTGTATCAAGTACCAGAGGGGGTTGAAGGACAACATAATGATTGCTGTGGCTCCTATGGAGATTCATACCTTCTCTGATTTGGTAAACAAGGTGAGGGTGGTTGAGGAGTATGCCAAGACAGTAGCAGCGTCCAAGAACACTCATGGAGGGAACACTAGTAAGGGCCGTGGCAAATATTTCCATCTTAGAGGTCAGAGTTTTAAGAGAGGAGCATATGTGTCCCAAAGGCAAGGAGGCTTCAGGAGGATCAGTTTTAGTGTGGCAAAGGAAGAGAAAATCAGAGTAAGAATTCTTCGGATTTGACTTATGTGCATTGTGGACGTTTTCATCCATATGACTCTTGCAAGATTGGTTTAGGTGGATGTTTCAACTATGGCTTGCCTGGTCATATTGCGAGGGATTGCACTTGTGGGAGGAACCTGAATGCGGGTCAAGGTCAGCATCAAGGTCGAGTCTTTGTTGTGAATGCCAAGGATGCTTCCAAGGTGGATTCGTTGATGAGAGGTATTTGTTTAATTGGTGATAAGGCCTTAATTGCATTATATGATACTGGAGCATCACATTCGTTTATTTCGTTTGCTAAAGTTGAGGAACTAGGCTTGAAAGTGTAAGAGTTAGCTTTTGATCTACATGTACATACTTTGCATCAGACGGTTATGACTAGGCCAGAGTGTAGGCAAGTAGGTTTCAAGCTTGAGGGTAGAGACTTCATGCATGATTTGATCTGTTTACCAATGGTTGGGTTGGAGATGATTTTGGGGTTTAATTGGTTGTCGAAGAATTAGGTTTTGTTGGATTACTTTAAATGGACAATTTGGTTTATGCCGGAAGGAGAAAGTGGGGTAGTGATAGCTGAAGGTTATTATCTGAACTCTATAATGGTGCACTGTAGTAGGGAAGAGTGTCAGGGTTACATCTTGCTAACTGCTAATGCTTCGGGGAATGCCTAGAACTTGTATTAGATTTCGGTGGTTAGAGATTTTTCGGAGGTATTCCTGGAGGATATTCCTAAATTCCCACCTTAAAGGGAGATTGAATTTACGATTGAATTGGTGCCGGGAGCCAGACAAGTGTCAATGGCGCCTTATAAGATGGCTTCGATAGAGCTGGCCGAGTTAAAAGCTCAGTTGGAGGAGATTCTGAACAAGAGGTTCATTCGACCGAGTGTATCCCCGTGGGGAGCACCAGTtttattggtgaagaagaaggatagAGGAATTCGATTGTATGTGgattactgatgagcggataatttatatgctttttggcattgtttttagtatgtttttagtatgttttagttagtttttattatatttttattagtttttagttaaaattcacttttctagactttactatgagtttgtgtgtttttctgtggtttcagatattttctggctgaaattgagggacttgagcaaaaatctgattcagaggctgaaaaggactgcagatgctgttggattctgacctccctgaacttgaagtaaattttctggagctatagaagcccaattggcgcgctctcaattgcgttggaaagtagacatcctgggctttccagcaatatataatagttcatacttttcctgagatttgatggcccaaaccggtgttccaaatcagctcaagactgcccgacgttaaacaccggaactggcacaagaatgggagttaaacgcccaaactgccacaaaagctggcgtttaactccaagaaaagtctctaaacatgaaagcttcaatgctcagtccaagcacacaccaagtgggcccggaagttgatttttatgtcatttactcatttttgtaaaccctaagctactagttatctacaaataggaccttttactattgtatttgacatcctggaatcttttgatcactttagatctttagatcatctttggacgtctagttcttagattatgggaggctggccattaggccatgcctagaccttgttcttatgtattttcaacggtggagtttctacacaccatagattaaggtgtggagctctgctgtacctcgagtatcaatgcaattactattgttcttctattcaattcagcttattcttgttctaagatatcacttgttcctcaacttgatgaatgtgatgatccgtgacactcatcatcattctcacctatgaacgtgtgcctgacaaccacctccgttctaccttagattgagtggatatctcttggatNNNNNNNNNNNNtgatcgagaaccgacagctgaatagccgtgctgtgacagagcgcgttgaatattttcactgagaggacgggactgtagccactgacaacggtgatgcccaacatacagcttgccatggaaaggaagaagaaggattggatgaagacagtaggaaagcagagagacgagagggacagagcatctccatacgcttatctgaaattctcaccaatgaattacataagtatctctatctttattttatgctttattcataaatcatctataaccatttgaatctgcctgactgagatttacaagatgaccatagcttgcttcataccaacaatctccNNNNNNNNNNNNNNNNNNNNNNNNNNNNNNNNNNNNNNNNNNNNNNNNNNNNNNNNNNNNNNNNNNNNNNNNNNNNNNNNNNNNNNNNNNagttgtgcgaagttgtgataaagagttgagattgcaattgagcgtaccatgttgatggcgccattgatgatcacaatttcgttcaCCAAGTTTTCGGCGCCGTTGCTGGGAAATTAAATGTCCTAACTACAGTTTCGCATTTGTTCCCTGCAATAACAGTGCCAAGTTTTGATCCgacaacaacaccaagtttttggcgccgttgccggggattgttcgagtttggacaactgactgttcatcttgttgcttagattaggtatttttcttcagaatttttaagaatgaattatagaatttcaaggtgatgttcttatcatcaccaaagctgattgattctcatcaatttagctcttgaatgcaatgtcctgccatgtctaatttctttagactgaagctttagactaacattgcatgattcctggaattcttattaaaaattttgaatctctttattttcttttccactcaattttcaaaaaatccaaaaaaattacaaaatcataaaaaaccaaaaatattttatgtttcttgttgagtctagtgtctcattttaagtttggtgtcaattgcatgcattcttcgaattcattcatgtgtctttattgatcttcaagttgttcttgatgatttcattgctctgatctttaaattctcttgtcttgagtgttttgttgtttctcatatgcattctcaacttgttagtgtcagtagtatacaaacttctaagtttggtgtcttgcatgcattgtttatttgatcctagtttcattttgattattcctcattattaaaaatccaaaaaatttttaatttgtgtttttttcaagtcaataatacagagaattgaagattcagaacatatagcagaggaattacacagaaaaagctgggtgttcaaaatgcccagtgaggaaggaaaactagcgtttaaacgccagccagggtgtctggctgggcgtttaacgcccaaaagggtagcattttgggcgttaaacgccagaatggataccattctgggcgtttaacgacaggatggcacaagagggaagattttgtttttaattcaaatttttttttcaagttttcataaatttttcaaaatcaaatctttttcaaatcatatcttttcaatcatatattttcaaaatcaatttctttccattttcaaaaatacttgctaacaattaatgatttgattcaacatttcaagtgtgttgccttttctgttgagaaaggtttaatgtgtgaatcatatcttttaaatttcttgttagccaagtcattaattttaaaaatcaaatctttttaaattgtttttcaattatatcttttcaatcaaatctttttaaaaccataacttttcaatcatatcttcttaatcacatctttttcaaaataaattttcaaatcatatctttttgatttctaatttcaaaatctttttcaaaaatcactttacttctttcccaatcatatttttcaaaatttcttttaattaattcactttaattttcgaaaatttctttccctcttctcacatccttctatttatggactaacactcctcctcaatgcacaattcgaactctatctctcttgataagttcgaattcttttaccttctccttctattattcttttcctctgacaccttaaggaatctctatcctgtgacatagaggattccatactttcttgttcttttctctttcatatgagcaggaacaaagacaaaggcattcttgttgaggctgaccctaaacctgaaaggaccttgaagcgaaagctaagagaagctaaagcactactctctgtagaggacctaacagaaatcttcaagcaagaagaagacatggcagccgaaaacaacagcaatgccaacaatgcaaggaaggtgctgggtgactttactgcacctactcccgacttctataggagaagcatctctatccctgccattaggAGCTTCTTGGGTTTAGCCAGATATTACTGGAGATTTATCGAAGGATTCTCTCGGATTGCGCTACCGATGACTAAATTGACAAGGAAAGAAGCGTCTTTTGTTTGGACGTCGGAGTGTGAAGAGAGTTTTCAGAATTTGAAGCAGAAGTTAACTTCAGCACCTGTTTTAATCTTACTGGAACCACATGAACCATTTGAAGTGTACTGTGATACCTCCTTGAAGGGTTTGGATTGCATTTTGATGCAACACCGGAATGTGGTGGCTTATGCATCGCGTCAGCTGAGACCACATGAGGCAAATTACGGAACTCATGACTTAGAATTAGTAGCGATTGTGTTTGCATTGAAGATTTGGAGACATCACTTGTACGAAGTAAGGTTTAGCGTCTTTTCTGATCATAAGAGTCTCAAGTATATCTTTGATCATAAGGAGCTTAATATGCGTCAGAGGAGATAGATGTAGTTGCTTAAGGACTACAATTTTGAACTGAGTTATCACCCTGGAAAGGTGAATGTAGTAGCAGACGCATTGAGTCGAAAATCCTTAACAATATCTTGGATGAAAATCAAGGAAGAGGAGCTAGTGGAAAAGTTTGTGGATCTTAAGTTGGATATTGGTGAAGTTGCCGGAAGAGCTTGCCTAAATAAGTTACAgatctcaagtgactttaaatccgaactcctaaaggctcatcaaaacgATGATGTGTTACCTAAGGTGTTGCCATCTATCAAGCAAGGGAAGCAATGGAGAGTGTCATGGGATCAAGATGGATtgtggagattcaagggtaggatcattgtgccggatgttagAAATTTGCGACAAGATATATTGAAAGAAGCGCACAAGAGCGGATTTTCTATTCACCCTGggagtactaagatgtaccacgaTCTGAAGGCTATATTCTGGtgacctggtatgaagaaaaaTGTGGCAAAACATGTCTCAAAGTGCCTGACGTGTCAGAAGGTGAAGATAGAACATCAGAAACCGTCGGGAATGCTACAGCCACTTGAAACTCCTCAGTGGAAGGAGGAAGGAATCGCGATGGATTTTGTGACCGGGTTACCGAGGACTAGGTCGGGAtttgatgctatttgggtgatCGTAGATCGCTTAACCAAATCTGCTCATTTTCTGCCTATCCGAATAAGTTGCTCAATGGATGAGCTAGCAAGGATGTATATAAAGGAGATAGTAAGGTTGCATGGTGTGCCGTCGAGCATAGTATCAGACCGTGATCCTCgattcacttcaaggttttggggagcTTTCCAAAGAGCTTTCGGTACGAACCTATGTCTCAGTACtgcatatcatccacagacggATGGACAGTCGGAGAGGACTATTCAGACATTGAAAGATATGCTGAGAGCATGTGTATTGGATCAACTCGGAAGGGGGACCGCTACATGCCATTGGTGGAGTTTGCGTACAACAACAGCTTTCATGCAAGCATAGGGATGgatccgtatgaggccttgtatggacGAAAGTGCTAGTCTCCACTTTGTTCATATGAATCCGGTGAAGCAAGTGTTTTGGGTCCAGATTTGGTAGCAGAGACTACTGAGAACATTAAGAAGATTCGTGCAAGGATGTTAACTGCTCAGAGTCGACAGAAGAGTTATGCAGACCAGAGAAGGAATCCATTAGAGTTTGAAGTGGGAGAACATGTATTTCTGCGGGTTACACTGACAACTGGGATTAGAAGAGCGATTAAGACCAAGAAATTGAATCTGAGGTATAAAGGAccatttgaaattttgaggCGATTTGGGCCAGTGGCATATCAAGTATCTTTGCCACTTTATCTGTCTAACTTGCATGACATATTCCACGTGTCACAACTTCGTAAGTACACGTCGGATGTGGCTCATGTGTTGGAGCCTGAGTTGGTTGAGTTGAGGGAAAACTTAACTTTCCAATTAACGCAAGTGAGGATCGATGACACTAGTGTGAAGAAGCTGCGAGGAAAGGAAGTCTCATTGGTTAAAGTTACTTGTGAGCGAGCAGGAGTTGAAGAGCATACTTGGGAATTGGAGTCTGAGATGTGAAAGGATTACCCCGAGCTCTTCTCAGGTAATTcaaattttgaggacaaaatttcttatttggtgGGGAGAATGTAAGAACCACAACTAATCAACCGGTTAATTAAGTGATTATATTGCCCAAATTAGATTCTGAAATGTTAGAGtgagaatttgaggatttaaatatgatttttggactcattaggtctttctgagtcagaaaatgtgttttctgtGAAAAACCATGAAAAACCACGAACCGacagttgaaccggttcaagtctgcTCGGTACTATAcgagaaaaagtgaaaacagccaaaaaccttagaaaaatattagaaatggaaaaccgggcattaattttaaagttttggCCCGATGTTGagccaaacgggctaaaaatgctaacgggttggaccgggcccaagttgggcccaagcctaACATATATAAGGTTCATTTAATGAACCAATCAGCACAAACCACActcaaacacacacacacccaGCTGAaagagaaggggaagaagagaacCCTTGAGCActattcatcatcttcttcccaAGCTTatatcttgagctatagagCTCCGATCGCCGTACCGTTTGCGGCTACACGTTccttgtgaagagctctacaaaaacCACCCAAGAAACTGGTAAGGAAAGCTCGAATCCCTCTCAGTTCTTCtctttaaaattttgagttcctaggGATTGGGATTaagtgagtttttgtgattttagatGTTTAGGTTCACTCTCATCTTTGCTTAGCATTGGGTTTTGGCTTCCAAAGCTATTGGGAAAGATAAGAGCTCTTGAACCTTTGTGAGATTATGTTTATGTTGAGCCCTAGATTGATTTGTGATGATTTATGTATGtatagcttgattattgtgagttttGGAGCTATTGGAACTTGTTGGTGGCTTGGATTGTATTGGAAAGCTTGTTGGGGATTATAGTTGTGCTCATTTTGGGTTAAGGGCATAttggaaatcggccaaggtatggtttcgattttctctatgtagtatataatattcatggacacttagccTAGTGACCTATAGGCTAAGTTTGAATTATAATGGTTGATGAGTTATGAATATTGATGTATGATGATTTattatgaattgatgatgatatggtaatgatgattgattgtgTGAATTTGAAAAGTGTATTGTGATAATATGTGTGATGTTGAGATTGATGAAATGGTAATGTGGTTGgaaaaaaatgtgaaagaagATTGATTAGAATGTGATATATGTGATATATTGATGTTGAGATGGAGGAGGATGAATTGTGAAGGAAAATGTGGTAAGATTGGTGTAATATGACACAAAGGGTAGATTTTGATGAGAAATGGAGTTTGAAATGGTTTGGTATGGCTTTGGTTGTGTTTACAAGAAATTGtggaaattgtgaaattgggtaAAGTtggtttttggtgaactttgtctgatcataactttttcctcggtttttaaaattggttgaaatttatttataattaaagttcattgaaaaccctttaaatcgatataaagtttgcaaaatttagaattttgtagaggaagttatgatcattcaaaattggtgttgaaaatctgaaattctacaaagttgtagaattttgtgatttctgataTGTGCGCACACCTCTGCGAAAATTtcaacctgtgcgtacgcacacacagAGGCAGGCAGTCTGCTTGCAAtgctagcacagcttgtgcaCGCACACACCAATGAGAAATTgcaacctgtgcgtacgcacagccttgtgcgcacgcgCACGTTGGGAAGGCTAGTCTGTTGAGGGCGCTGACACAGGTTGTGTGAGCGAACAGACGTTGTGAATTTTggcacctgtgcgtacgcacacgccctgtttctcaaattttcttttgttttcaactattctaCCTTCCtaacaaggttgtaagcttctataataCCATTTTAAGACTCTTGGGCCTTGTTTTGGATATTTAaaacaagagaaaaaatttaAGGGTTTTAAATGATATTATTCGTAGAAATTAGAAAACGGAGGCCTATGTTTCTGTCTTACTGAGGATGGTTCGATGGTTTGTGATGAATGGTTGATGTATGAGATGAGAATTGAGGAACTGTTGAGTTCGGAATAAAAATGTGAATTGACAGTGGTTGAGTTGAGTCGAGGACTCGAATGTGTAATGAGGAATCACTGATGTGTTGCAACTGTTTTCTAAAAAACCACTGAACTACTATTTTATGTTAGGATTATGAGACGCTATCCACCTGGCAGGGACAATGGTtggatcccgcctgtcgaggtagcggcggcgtgatgagcgaataatttatacgctttttggcatcatttttatagagtttttagtatgatttagttagtttttagtatatttttattagtttttaagcaaaattcacatttttggactttactatgagtttgtgtgtttttctttgatttcaagtattttctggctgaaattgagggacctgagcaaaaatctgattcagaggcagaaAAAGGATtgatgatgctgttggattctaacctccctacactcgaaaagGAATTTTTCATCCTACAGGAGtctaaatggcacgctctcaattgcgttagaatgtagacatccagagctttccattaatatataatagtttatactttgcccgagtttagatgacgcaaactggtgtttaacgccagctttttgccctattctggcgttaaacgctagaaacaagttgcaaagcagagttaaacgccagaaacaagttacaaactggcgtttaactccaaggaagacctctacacgcgaaagcttcaatgctcagcccaagcacacaccaagtgagcccggaagtggatttctgcatcatttactcatttctgtaaccctagtaactagtttagtataaatagaactttttactattgtactaggggtcttttttccctattttcaaatttatatgccatttggggaggctggccatttggccatgcctagacattgttcttatgtattttcaacgatggagtttctacacaccatagattaaggtgtggagctctgctgttcctcgagtattaatgcaattactactgttttttattcaattcatgcttattcttattctaagatattcattctcacacaagaacatgatgaatgtgatgattatgtgacactcatcaccattctcacttatgaacgcgtgattgacaaccacttccgttctacatgaagacaagcttaaatgtatatctcttgggtttctaatcaacgattcacgtTGACTCCCCTCTGataatggggcatctgaatctgagattggAACCtccgtggtataagttagaatcaattggcagcattcttgagatccagaaagtctaaaccttgtctgtggtattctgagtaggatctggaaagggatgactgtgacgagcttatctatacacttatctgaaattcccaccaatgaattacataagtatctctatctttattttacgttttatttatattttaattattaaaactccataaccatttgaatccgcctgactgagatttacaacatgaccatagcttgcttcaagccgacaatctccgtgggatcgacctttactcacgtaaggtttattacttggacgacccagtgcacttgctggtcagttgtgcgaagttgtgaaaaagagtgatattacaattgtgcgtaccaagttgttggtgccattgagatcacaatttcgtggaCCACGGCGTAAGGGCGGTGGTTCGTCCCTGCttgcgttgagatgtgaggtctgtgGTAAGAGTATCCCGccgcatcccttcggatcaatAGAGCGTGTAGGCACAAAATCCTGGATAGTGATCtgagcactatatctcggggtTCCCATATGATGATTCCGAAgggcgacatctccatggaggtgtgtcgggttggcagttgaaccgaaaATGTGATATGACAGCCAGTAgaataggcattcatcatgtgcattttctatttgtttgtatgctttgccgACTTGATATTGTTTGTCTATTTGTATAACATGTCTAATTGCTACTCGAGTTTCTTGCtttatatgcttctacttgtgatttacttgcattgtatatACTTGTgatttctactgggattgaggaggttcggaaggtggtggcgatgggatcgcatggaggataggttggtaaaggctgtgggacagcggtgtttgGTTAGAATAGAAATTCCTTAAGATAGAGTACCCCGTTTAGTTATGTTAAGGTTTTATATAGCTATGCTTATTTGTTTTAGAATGCTTTAAGTTTGAGTTCTTGTAATGGATAtggagtctaggattgcctttggcgtcccggggtattatatcctacatcactagGCACTGTTACcgtactgagaacctccggttctcataccatatttctgttgtgtttttcagatgtaggtcgcAACCCTCCTCGGTGACTTGTCTGGTTGGTGACAGAAGTGGAGGATCTGGATACTTCTTTTTAagtcttttgatttattttgtatatgtctctcacttttgtattttgttttgccaagaggcttgtatttgagagaacaaaacttgtataagctgtttttacTATCTGGTTTCATG from Arachis duranensis cultivar V14167 chromosome 4, aradu.V14167.gnm2.J7QH, whole genome shotgun sequence encodes:
- the LOC107484632 gene encoding uncharacterized protein LOC107484632, giving the protein MTKLTRKEASFVWTSECEESFQNLKQKLTSAPVLILLEPHEPFEVYCDTSLKGLDCILMQHRNVVAYASRQLRPHEANYGTHDLELVAIVFALKIWRHHLYEVNVVADALSRKSLTISWMKIKEEELVEKFVDLKLDIGEVAGRACLNKLQISSDFKSELLKAHQNDDVLPKVLPSIKQGKQWRVSWDQDGLWRFKGRIIVPDVRNLRQDILKEAHKSGFSIHPGSTKMYHDLKAIFW